Proteins encoded together in one Telopea speciosissima isolate NSW1024214 ecotype Mountain lineage chromosome 4, Tspe_v1, whole genome shotgun sequence window:
- the LOC122659134 gene encoding zinc-finger homeodomain protein 11-like: MENPKKEFVYGACMRNQATNLGGHVTDGCQAFFPTAGGFHCGACDCHQNIHQKIVVVGSGCIDDGKGESSNHTVKVETEEVEVSVDSQEEEKEEKQLQELMVAEQLRQQQKHQEVVQISKGRRPRTKFTEEQRHWMFAFAKSLGWSMHKNRWDETNQFYQHIGVPRHVFKAWLHNHKNR, translated from the coding sequence ATGGAGAACCCCAAGAAAGAGTTTGTGTATGGTGCTTGCATGAGAAATCAAGCAACAAACCTTGGTGGCCATGTTACAGACGGTTGTCAAGCATTCTTCCCAACCGCTGGTGGCTTCCATTGTGGGGCATGTGATTGCCACCAAAACATCCACCAGAAGATAGTTGTGGTAGGCAGCGGTTGTATTGATGATGGGAAGGGAGAGAGTAGCAATCACACTGTGAAGGTTGAAACAGAGGAGGTGGAAGTGAGTGTGGACAGtcaagaagaggagaaggaggagaagcagTTGCAAGAGCTCATGGTAGCAGAGCAGCTACGGCAGCAACAGAAGCATCAAGAGGTGGTGCAGATTAGTAAGGGGAGGAGGCCAAGGACAAAGTTCACGGAGGAGCAGAGGCATTGGATGTTTGCATTTGCAAAAAGTCTTGGGTGGAGTATGCATAAAAATAGGTGGGATGAGACCAACCAGTTCTATCAGCATATTGGGGTGCCCAGGCATGTTTTCAAGGCTTGGCTCCACAACCATAAGAATCGTTGA
- the LOC122657317 gene encoding probable E3 ubiquitin-protein ligase RNF144A — protein MASIVRFFFISFHICLLSFTIFPVVSMLCQVKEMIPVYFDFPHEWVSYDSLKDYSSIFLDRARHHLEENREITRVVSTISVGLLLVAAYVAASLKSKQKKEDPLDSPPATTFQCEICFEPRWDFESFAIIGCNHVFCCECINSYVISKLEQKITSIKCPELSCEEMLELESCHLILAPELFEKWEVALCESLIGDPHKFYCPFRDCSALLLNDELGVIRESECPICRRLFCAQCKTPWHSGIDCREFQKLKQYERGREDLMVMELAKQRKWQRCPKCRFYVEKSQGCLLIRCRCGFRFCYNCASPMKDHYCQKCKH, from the exons ATGGCATCCATTGTACGATTCTTCTTCATATCATTCCATATTTGCCTCTTAAGCTTCACTATCTTCCCAGTTGTGTCAATGCTTTGCCAGGTCAAGGAGATGATACCAGTTTACTTTGATTTCCCCCATGAATGGGTCTCCTACGATTCACTCAAAGACTACTCTTCCATCTTCCTTGATCGTGCACGGCACCACCTCGAAGAGAATCGGGAGATTACAC GTGTGG TCTCCACCATATCTGTTGGGCTTCTCTTAGTTGCTGCGTATGTGGCTGCTTCCTTGAAGAGCAAGCAGAAGAAGGAAGACCCACTTGATAGCCCTCCTGCAACAACTTTCCAATGCGAAATCTGCTTTGAACCCAGGTGGGATTTCGAGTCATTTGCCATAATTGGCTGCAACCATGTATTCTGTTGTGAGTGCATTAACAGTTATGTGATATCCAAGTTAGAACAGAAGATAACTAGTATAAAGTGCCCAGAGTTGAGTTGTGAAGAAATGTTAGAGCTTGAATCCTGTCATTTAATTCTTGCACCCGAGTTGTTTGAAAAGTGGGAGGTTGCTCTCTGTGAGTCTTTAATTGGTGATCCCCATAAATTTTACTGCCCATTTAGAGATTGTTCTGCCCTGTTGCTGAATGATGAGTTGGGGGTAATTAGGGAATCAGAGTGCCCCATTTGCAGGAGACTGTTCTGTGCGCAATGTAAGACTCCATGGCATTCAGGGATTGATTGTAGAGAGTTTCAGAAGTTGAAGCAGTatgagagagggagggaagacTTAATGGTAATGGAGCTTGCTAAGCAGAGGAAATGGCAGAGGTGTCCCAAATGTCGCTTTTATGTGGAGAAGTCCCAGGGTTGCTTGCTGATCAGATGCAGGTGTGGGTTTAGATTCTGCTACAATTGTGCCTCTCCCATGAAAGATCACTATTGTCAGAAGTGTAAACACTAA